A stretch of Aspergillus nidulans FGSC A4 chromosome VI DNA encodes these proteins:
- a CDS encoding uncharacterized protein (transcript_id=CADANIAT00009488) produces the protein MTPLTVPSPPPPLTTSYKQINSSTITADIYLPPSQPSQSSNEPIHYPVLINIHGGAFMLGHSRMVSLAQISDCLARNWIVAVPNHRLCPGVDVLSGPMADIRDFLAWIYADQDGLNAFLEKQDRDGNGNGKGKYRVAKDRVMAFGTSSGGFLALSLGYDVPRPPRAILNFYGAVHFTHPSWTQPLAHVKSMLPPFEPEFLAKVYEEFPIPTTSGISLEGQSGASNKPDFSRPRDAFALTQIANGNVLRVIFPPECGDIRSIDPVVRVQKGEGFPPTFIVHGDRDRMVSIEVSRELYQALKEKGIECGIVEVEGEDHTFALGMEVGSRTWERQREGFNWIERVIQ, from the exons ATGACCCCCCTCACCGTcccatcaccaccaccgccactAACAACTTCCTATAAGCAAATCAACTCGTCCACGATAACAGCAGACATCTACCTCCCGCCTTCTCAACCCTCTCAGTCCAGCAATGAACCAATCCACTACCCCGTCC TTATCAATATTCACGGTGGCGCCTTCATGCTCGGCCACAGCAGGATGGTCTCCCTCGCGCAGATATCCGACTGTCTAGCTCGGAACTGGATCGTAGCTGTCCCGAACCACCGGCTTTGTCCGGGCGTTGATGTGCTCTCTGGACCGATGGCAGACATACGCGATTTCCTCGCGTGGATATATGCGGATCAAGATGGGCTGAATGCATTCTTGGAGAAGCAGGATAGAGACGGAAATGGCAATGGGAAGGGGAAGTACAGAGTTGCTAAGGATAGAGTCATGGCATTCGGGACGAGCAGCGGAGGTTTCCTGGCGCTTAGCTTG GGCTATGACGTTCCCCGTCCACCACGCGCGATCCTCAACTTCTACGGCGCCGTGCACTTCACACACCCCAGCTGGACTCAGCCTTTAGCACACGTCAAGTCCATGCTCCCTCCATTCGAGCCTGAATTTCTGGCAAAGGTATACGAGGAGTTTCCCATCCCAACGACAAGCGGAATTTCCCTCGAAGGCCAATCCGGTGCGAGCAACAAGCCTGACTTCAGCCGGCCGCGTGATGCATTTGCGCTGACGCAGATTGCGAATGGGAATGTGCTGCGGGTGATTTTCCCCCCAGAATGCGGGGATATCAGGAGCATTGATCCTGTTGTTAGAGTacagaaaggagaagggttCCCCCCGACGTTTATTGTACATGGGGATCGGGACCGTATGGTCAGCATCGAGGTTAGCAGGGAGTTGTATCAGGCTCTCAAAGAGAAGGGGATAGAGTGTGGGATCGTCgaggtggagggggaggaCCATACGTTTGCGTTAGGAATGGAGGTTGGGAGTAGGACCTGGGAGAGGCAAAGGGAGGGGTTTAACTGGATAGAGAGGGTTATTCAGTGA
- a CDS encoding beta-catenin-like protein 1 (transcript_id=CADANIAT00009491): MTSVDELFKKPLAAASAKRKLDITKDPNELYKAAKLEANGDVKSKGKAPMVEDEEENDDYAGPELPPDFDAEDVADDEEGRFFGGGMERETAQAMDYIEEQDKGELTNEKYDVAWLRRFALNFEKKISKNAELRGKFENDPQKFMASEADLDAEIKSLSILSEHTDLYPEFAKLGCVGSLVSLLSHENADIAIDAIQIISELTDEDVEAEQEHWDSLVNAMLDCDLIELLAQNLSRLNEEEEADRAGVYYVLGVFENLSSQVHIAEKIGEDSNIMPWLLARIQKKERPVSQNEQYSAEILAILLQSSTKTRERFISLDGVDVLLQLLSQYRKRDPEKDSDEEEYAENLFDCLVCLVDDDAGKEKFLEGEGIELVQIMLKEGKFSKLRAIRTLDHALGGLEGVAACERLVEVAGLRTIFGMFMRKQEHQIIEHLLGIFCSLLRLLPGGSAPRIRTLAKFMEKDYEKTEKLVKLRRDYASRVSPVEQIIEKERKQFTEEEQKAMEAEWLSRRFDAGLFSLQLIDVILAWLVAEDDGAKMKIVSILSDRDEDLSLIRSTLQEQIEGLSEDEPGQKDHKEMLQTLLQFL, translated from the exons ATGACAAGTGTAGATGAGCTTTTCAAG AAACCGCTGGCGGCTGCGAGTGCGAAGCGAAAATTAGACATCACGAAAGATCCTA ACGAGCTCTATAAAGCTGCCAAATTGGAAGCAAATGGCGATGTTAAATCGAAAGGGAAAGCACCGATggtagaagacgaggaggaaaaTGACGATTACGCGGGCCCCGAGCTGCCGCCCGATTTTGACGCCGAAGATGTCgcggacgacgaggaaggccGCTTTTTCGGCGGGGGAATGGAACGGGAAACGGCGCAGGCTATGGACTACATCGAGGAGCAAGATAAGGGGGAGCTCACT AATGAGAAATATGATGTCGCATGGCTAAGGCGCTTTGCCCTGAActtcgagaagaagatatctaAGAACGCAGAGCTGCGTGGGAAATTTGAGAATGATCCTCAAAA ATTCATGGCCTCCGAAGCCGATCTAGATGCAGAGATCAAGAGTCTGTCCATTCTCTCGGAACATACCGACCTATACCCAGAATTCGCGAAGCTGGGCTGCGTGGGCTCTCTAGtatctctcctttctcatGAGAACGCCGATATCGCTATTGATGCAATCCAAATCATTAGTGAGTTAactgatgaagatgtggaAGCGGAGCAAGAGCATTGGGACAGCTTAGTTAATGCAATG TTGGATTGCGATCTCATCGAACTACTTGCCCAGAATTTGTCACGTCTaaacgaagaagaagaggcagacAGAGCGGGAGTATACTATGTTCTCG GCGTGTTTGAAAATCTTTCTTCTCAGGTGCATATCGCAGAGAAGATCGGTGAAGATTCAAACATCATGCCGTGGCTTCTTGCACGgatacagaagaaagagagaccAGTGAGCCAGAACGAGCAATACTCTGCCGAAATCTTAGCCATTCTTTTGCAATCTAGCACCAAGACTCGAGAGCGGTTCATTAGCTTGGACGGGGTAGATGTTCTACTCCAGCTGCTAAGTCAGTACCGAAAGCGGGACCCCGAAAAGGAttcagatgaagaagaatacGCGGAAAATCTGTTTGACTGCCTGGTTTGTCttgtggatgatgatgctggaaaagaaaaatttcTCGAAGGAGAGGGCATTGAGCTTGTACAGATCATGTTGAAGGAGGGAAAGTTCAGCAAACTCCGCGCCATTCGGACATTGGATCATGCCCTTGGTGGCCTTGAGGGTGTAGCTGCTTGCGAGCGGCTAGTTGAAGTGGCGGGCTTAAGAACCATATTCGGCATGTTCATGCGCAAG CAAGAACACCAAATCATAGAGCACCTTCTAGGCATCTTCTGTTCCTTACTACGGCTTCTGCCAGGTGGTTCAGCACCGCGCATTCGTACGCTGGCCAAGTTTATGGAGAAAGACTACGAAAAGACAGAGAAGCTGGTCAAACTGAGGCGAGACTATGCGTCTAGGGTCTCGCCCGTCGAACAAATAATCGAGAAAGAGCGAAAGCAGTTcacggaggaagagcagaaggCTATGGAAGCGGAATGGCTTTCGCGGAGATTCGATGCTGGTCTTTTCTCTTTACAG CTCATCGATGTTATTCTAGCATGGCTGGTggcggaagatgatggggCAAAGATGAAAATTGTCTCGATTCTATCAGATCGAGATGAGGACTTGTCTCTCATCCGTAGCACGCTCCAAG AGCAAATTGAAGGGCTTTCGGAAGATGAGCCGGGGCAGAAGGACCATAAAGAAATGCTGCAAACGTTGTTGCAGTTTCTGTAA
- a CDS encoding RidA family protein (transcript_id=CADANIAT00009487): MSHLSWAKVPGSADKASFNFHAYSQAVRVGNTIHLSGQGGWDTQTQAISSSVPRQTDQAFANIDAILHAAGGKGWSQVYKVRSYHLALDAEAQDSMARNFDKWIPEHKPLWTCVQVGRLAGDGMKVEIEVEAHVPVGVSELDA, from the exons ATGTCCCATCTCAGCTGGGCCAAGGTCCCTGGGAGCGCCGACAAAGCCTCGTTCAACTTCCACGCCTACAGCCAAGCCGTCCGCGTCGGAAACACCATCCACTTGTCCGGGCAAG GAGGCTGGGATACACAAACACAGGCGATCAGCAGTTCCGTCCCTCGCCAAACCGACCAAGCCTTCGCCAACATCGACGCCATACTCCACGCCGCGGGCGGAAAGGGCTGGAGCCAAGTGTACAAGGTGCGCAGCTACCATCTGGCTTTGGACGCAGAAGCGCAGGATTCGATGGCGAGAAATTTTGACAAGTGGATACCCGAGCACAAGCCGCTCTGGACTTGTGTGCAAGTTGGACGGCTGGCAGGGGATGGGATGAAGGTTGAGATCGAGGTCGAGGCGCATGTGCCTGTTGGGGTAAGTGAGTTGGATGCTTGA
- a CDS encoding putative TOM core complex subunit Tom6 (transcript_id=CADANIAT00009492), translating to MAPKHSEKSFFSAAYEQITSPEHKTIVRSILVFGAGVAFLHSSLSELLLPP from the exons ATGGCTCCTAAGCACTCCGAGAAAAGCTTTTTTAGCGCCGCCTACGAGCAGATTACGTCTCCGGAGCACAAGACAATCGTGAGgagcatcctcgtcttcggc GCTGGTGTCGCCTTCCTCCACAGCAGCCTTTCtgagctcctcctccctccgTAA
- the esdC gene encoding GTP-binding protein EsdC (transcript_id=CADANIAT00009489): MSAVQLKFNLRTSSNVKTVHLLGSWDNYSRQIPLSRDSSKPGSWVGKFRFQTSMLKLGGRYWYYYILDGYHVSHDPAADYTVEPTTNRKLNILDVPGGKESSSSARRPRRGSSDIATGRALSPSKIHHPKPSKPYASRQIREADFAPTHAMDELSRRFGSSRLSDDGYSDLSNSPPSSVGSSLSSRSSGSTSPSSLSSMSDPPSVCHCERYGITRKGDRVKLDCGGSRCGYLSETSGDSCSEDSDSDEEYRRARRGVRRQGIVVRR, encoded by the exons ATGTCCGCCGTCCAGCTCAAGTTCAACTTGCGCACCTCGTCCAACGTCAAGACCGTGCATCTGCTTGGTTCCTGGGACAACTACTCTCGCCAGATCCCCTTGTCTCGCGACTCGTCCAAGCCCGGCTCCTGGGTGGGCAAATTCCGCTTCCAGACCTCGATGCTGAAGCTTGGTGGTCGGTACTGGTACTAC TACATCCTCGACGGCTACCACGTCTCGCACGACCCGGCAGCAGACTACACCGTCGAGCCAACAACCAACCGcaagctcaacatcctcgaTGTCCCCGGAGGCAAAGAGTCCAGCAGCTCCGCGCGCCGTCCCCGCCGTGGCTCCTCAGATATCGCGACCGGCCGCGCCCTCTCGCCCTCAAAGATCCACCACCCTAAGCCTTCCAAGCCGTACGCGTCGCGCCAGATCCGCGAGGCCGACTTTGCCCCGACCCACGCCATGGATGAGCTTTCTCGCCGCTTTGGGTCGTCCCGCCTCTCGGACGACGGTTACAGCGACCTGTCCAACTCGCCGCCTTCCTCTGTCGGTTCGTCGTTGTCTTCTCGCAGCAGCGGAAGCACCTCGCCCAGCTCGCTGTCCAGCATGTCCGATCCGCCTTCAGTTTGCCATTGTGAGCGGTACGGGATCACCCGCAAGGGAGACCGCGTCAAGCTCGATTGCGGCGGTTCCCGGTGTGGATACCTCTCTGAGACTTCGGGCGATTCCTGCTCCGaggacagcgacagcgatgagGAGTACCGCCGGGCTCGTCGGGGCGTGAGGCGCCAGGGTATCGTTGTCCGCCGGTAG
- a CDS encoding DNA-directed RNA polymerase II core subunit RPB2 (transcript_id=CADANIAT00009490): MADYGDAYEEEYYDDMDEGITSEDCWTVISSFFDTKGLVSQQLDSFDEFISSTLQELVEEQGQVTLDQTIPPSEDEVDPVVVRRYELKFGTVMLSRPMAMEGDGAATIMLPHEARLRNMTYASPLYLGIKKKIMEGRERMVGDRDDDDMGNEDRKATGTYLQWEEMALPPDQAKEETVHIGKMPIMLKSKYCLLRDLGEQALYDWNECPYDSGGYFIINGSEKVLIAQERSAGNTVQVFKKAPPSPTPYVAEIRSAVEKGSRLLSQLSLKLFGKGDSAKGGFGPTIRSTLPYIKADIPIVIVFRALGVVSDEDILNHICYDRNDTPMLEMLKPCIEEGFVIQDREVALDFIAKRGSSQSSMNHERRVRYAREIMQKELLPHISQSEGSETRKAFFLGYMVHRLLQCALGRRDVDDRDHFGKKRLDLAGPLLANLFRVLFTRVTRDLQRYVQRCVESDREIYLNVGLKASTVTQGLRYALATGNWGEQKKAASAKAGVSQVLSRYTYASTLSHLRRTNTPIGRDGKIAKPRQLHNTHWGLVCPAETPEGQACGLVKNLALMCYITVGTPSEPIIDFMIQRNMEVLEEFEPQVTPNATKVFVNGVWVGVHRQPSHLVETMQALRRRNMISHEVSLIRDIREREFKIFTDAGRVCRPLFVVDNDPKSENCGNLVLNKEHIRKLEEDKELPPDMDPEDRRERYFGWDGLVKSGVVEYVDAEEEETIMIVMTPEDLEISKQLQAGYALPEEQDPNKRVRSILSQRAHTWTHCEIHPSMILGVCASIIPFPDHNQSPRNTYQSAMGKQAMGVFLTNFDQRMETMANILYYPQKPLATTRSMEFLRFRELPAGQNAIVAIACYSGYNQEDSVIMNQSSIDRGLFRSLFYRTYSDSEKMVGLTVVERFEKPMRSDTIGMRKGTYDKLDEDGIVNPGVRVSGEDIIIGKTAPLAPDAEELGQRTKNHTKLDVSTPLRSTENGIVDQVLVTTTPDSLRSVKVRMRMTKVPQIGDKFASRHGQKGTIGITYRQEDMPFTREGVTPDLIINPHAIPSRMTIAHLIECQLSKVSALRGFEGDATPFTDVTVDSISRLLREHGYQSRGFEVMYNGHTGRKLVAQVFLGPTYYQRLRHMVDDKIHARARGPTQILTRQPVEGRARDGGLRFGEMERDCMIAHGASAFLKERLFDVSDPFRVHICDDCGLMTPIAKLKKGLFECRLCNNKHRISQVHIPYAAKLLFQELAAMNISARMFTNRSGVSVR, translated from the exons ATGGCTGACTATGGCGATGCCTACGAGGAGGAGTATTACGATGATATGGATGAGGGAATTACGTCGGAGGATTGCTGGACGGTGATTTCATCTTTTTTTGATACGAAGGGTCTCGTCTCACAGCAGCTGGATTCTTTTGACGAATTCATCTCCTCGACGTTGCAGGAATTAGTGGAGGAACAAGGCCAAGTGACACTTGATCAGACGATTCCGCCCTCCGAAGACGAAGTTGATCCCGTCGTTGTCCGCCGATATGAGCTGAAATTCGGAACCGTCATGCTTTCCCGGCCAATGGCCATGGAAGGAGATGGCGCCGCCACGATTATGCTGCCGCACGAGGCCCGTCTTCGAAATATGACCTATGCCAGTCCTTTGTATCTCGGgataaagaagaagatcatggaaGGGCGAGAACGGATGGTGGGCGATcgtgatgacgacgatatGGGCAATGAGGATAGGAAAGCGACGGGTACCTACCTACAGTGGGAGGAAATGGCGCTGCCTCCAGATCAGGCAAAGGAGGAAACCGTTCATATTGGGAAAATGCCAATTATGCTCAAGTCCAAATACTGTCTGCTCAGGGATCTGGGCGAGCAGGCTTTATACGACTGGAACGAGTGTCCCTATGACTCGGGTGGCTATTTCATCATCAACGGGAGCGAAAAAGTCTTGATCGCCCAGGAGCGCAGTGCTGGAAATACAGTTCAGGTTTTCAAGAAGGCGCCGCCCAGTCCCACACCCTACGTCGCGGAAATCCGCAGTGCGGTGGAAAAGGGCTCAAGGCTGCTCTCCCAGTTATCTCTTAAGCTATTTGGTAAGGGTGACAGTGCCAAAGGGGGTTTTGGCCCTACTATCAGATCCACTCTGCCGTACATCAAGGCCGATATCCCGATCGTTATTGTTTTCCGTGCGCTTGGGGTCGTTTCCGACGAGGATATTCTTAACCACATCTGTTACGACCGGAACGATACACCTAtgctggagatgctgaagccCTGTATTGAAGAGGGTTTTGTTATCCAGGACCGTGAGGTGGCGTTGGATTTCATTGCCAAGCGTGGTTCGTCTCAGTCTAGCATGAACCACGAACGTCGTGTTAGATATGCTCGAGAGATTATGCAGAAGGAGCTGCTGCCTCATATCTCCCAGAGCGAAGGCAGTGAAACTAGAAAGGCTTTCTTCCTTGGTTACATGGTGCACAGACTTCTCCAGTGCGCTCTTGGACGTCGCGATGTTGACGATCGTGATCATTTCGGAAAGAAGCGTCTCGATCTTGCTGGTCCGTTGCTAGCAAACCTTTTCCGCGTCCTCTTTACCAGAGTTACCCGCGATCTGCAGCGTTATGTGCAGAGGTGTGTGGAGTCCGACCGAGAGATTTACCTTAATGTTGGTCTCAAGGCAAGCACCGTTACTCAAGGTCTGCGCTATGCCCTCGCTACTGGTAACTGGggagagcagaagaaggcagcTAGCGCCAAGGCGGGTGTGTCGCAAGTGCTCAGTCGCTACACCTACGCTTCAACATTatctcatcttcggcgaACAAACACGCCTATTGGTCGTGACGGCAAGATTGCTAAACCTCGTCAGCTACACAACACGCATTGGGGTCTGGTATGTCCTGCGGAAACCCCTGAAGGCCAAGCTTGCGGTCTGGTCAAGAACTTGGCTCTTATGTGCTACATTACTGTTGGTACTCCTAGCGAACCCATCATCGATTTCATGATTCAGCGTAACATGGAAGTgcttgaggagtttgagccTCAGGTAACACCGAACGCCACTAAGGTCTTTGTCAATGGCGTCTGGGTTGGTGTCCACCGTCAGCCTTCTCACCTTGTTGAGACCATGCAAGCCCTTCGTCGGCGAAACATGATTTCTCACGAAGTCAGTCTTATTCGAGACATCCGTGAACGAGAATTCAAGATCTTCACCGACGCCGGTCGTGTATGCCGGCCACTCTTCGTCGTTGACAACGATCCCAAGAGTGAGAACTGCGGCAACCTAGTCCTCAACAAGGAGCACATTCGCAAGttggaagaagacaaggaactTCCACCGGATATGGACCCAGAAGACCGACGGGAGCGCTACTTTGGATGGGACGGTCTCGTCAAATCCGGTGTCGTTGAGTACGtagatgccgaagaggaggagacgATCATGATCGTTATGACGCCCGAGGACTTGGAGATTTCaaagcagctgcaggctgGTTACGCACTTCCGGAAGAGCAAGATCCAAACAAGCGTGTGCGGTCGATTCTCAGCCAGAGGGCGCACACCTGGACACACTGCGAGATTCACCCCAGTATGATTCTTGGTGTCTGCGCCAGTATTATCCCCTTCCCAGATCACAACCAGTCTCCTCGTAACACCTACCAGTCAGCTATGGGTAAACAAGCTATGGGTGTGTTCTTGACCAACTTCGATCAGCGCATGGAGACCATGGCGAACATCCTGTACTACCCGCAGAAGCCGCTGGCGACCACGCGGTCTATGGAGTTCTTGAGATTCCGAGAACTTCCTGCTGGTCAGAATGCGATCGTCGCCATTGCTTGTTACTCAGGTTATAACCAAGAAGATTCAGTCATCATGAATCAAAGCAGTATCGATCGTGGTCTATTCCGCAGTCTTTTCTACCGTACATACTCAGACAGCGAGAAGATGGTCGGATTGACAGTGGTCGAGCGGTTTGAGAAGCCCATGCGTTCCGACACGATTGGCATGCGCAAAGGTACTTATGACAAacttgatgaagatggtatCGTCAATCCTGGCGTGCGTGTTTCTGGtgaggatatcatcatcgGCAAGACCGCTCCGCTCGCGCCGGATGCAGAAGAGTTGGGCCAACGGACCAAGAACCACACCAAGTTGGATGTGTCGACACCGCTCCGCAGCACGGAAAATGGTATCGTCGACCAGGTCTTGGTTACGACCACTCCAGACAGCTTGAGGTCGGTCAAGGTTCGGATGCGAATGACCAAGGTTCCTCAGATTGGAGACAAGTTCGCGTCTCGTCACGGTCAGAAGGGTACGATTGGTATCACCTACCGACAGGAAGACATGCCATTTACCCGCGAGGGTGTGACGCCGGATCTCATCATCAACCCGCACGCCATTCCCTCTCGTATGACCATTGCCCACTTGATCGAGTGTCAACTCAGCAAAGTGTCTGCTTTGCGTGGTTTCGAAGGTGATGCTACTCCGTTCACAGATGTCACCGTCGACTCgatctctcgtcttctccgcgaacACGGCTACCAGTCGCGTGGATTCGAGGTCATGTACAACGGCCACACTGGACGCAAGCTTGTAGCCCAAGTCTTCCTGGGACCAACGTACTATCAGCGTCTGCGCCACATGGTGGACGACAAGATCCACGCGCGTGCGCGGGGTCCGACGCAGATTCTGACGCGGCAGCCAGTGGAAGGTCGTGCTCGCGACGGTGGTCTTCGCTTCGGAGAGATGGAGCGTGACTGTATGATTGCGCATGGAGCTAGTGCCTTCTTGAAGGAGCGATTATTCGACGTCTCGGACCCGTTCAGAGTCCACATCTGCGACGACTGCGGGCTGATGACCCCGATAGC gaaattgaagaaggggtTGTTCGAGTGCCGGCTCTGCAACAATAAGCACCGGATTTCGCAGGTGCATATTCCGTATGCAGCCAAACTTCTGTTCCAAGAATTGGCGGCGATGAATATCTCGGCTCGGATGTTCACCAATCGGTCCGGCGTGTCCGTGCGGTAG
- a CDS encoding transcription factor domain-containing protein (transcript_id=CADANIAT00009493), with product MLNAKRKQSEAGLTDDGPARRRSSNILGYNAQTPWLHESHDSRFSAIRRSIGTRGHAASLPLANMVSTVQDLIDPDFDPLIAILDEEPRFLKPLPSRISAEDLEFLRFRGALAIPESGLRIELLRCYIKWVHSFLPVLNLQEFLRCVALNDPEGNISLLLFQAVMFVATAFVDLKHLQAAGYTTRKSARNAFYTRLRIQLLYSLDCEEDRLVIVQTLLLMTYWSDHMNNPQRDIWDWIGICSTNAHSIGLNRDPSSSDLDIRTKRLRTRLWWCLFSRDRLIAMGMRRPTQVNEGSSNLPMLRLDDFDFEPFHPAVIEQFQCRQLEDVSHQKRLATMFIEKAKLCQCIGRVLFAQYTPSQCQFGLTNRTTINLVPRHASESELARCSQRLESWLSALPRDAQFVPASKTIFNDGEDVLLLHGAMIRMLYHATVSALHRPWAYGSTKDQTKSRLELAAAARTKMQDAAIGITQIIQGLNQLDLTRYLPQSGVTVILPAAVAHLANSMSNDPTLRENSISNFQRCIRVLQGLKEIYPAADMEVANIEAAVKAQSNTSALLRIMQFNGSLPSRPGSPHRTSLVSNPARIPSPLDEPNHWTPPADEQDTAHPILHQLGHASPDNKDKRSSPLKPNHEHSAQSNPPRQDQPTPPTDIPDPVTISPTTPQQNQNQPPVNPPKSSIFTDLLDFDLDTYTSTFTPSNPNPAAGPDLDLDWTSELLRWADANPEYYSAPNTNNDQRDIFSFPVGPGPGHNPTDLGLGNDGGSRGHGNLSSEITGDLDRDLGFTGDGEELF from the exons ATGCTGAACGCCAAGCGGAAGCAATCAGAGGCCGGGCTTACTGATGACGGACCAGCTAGGAGGAGGAGTAGCAACATCCTGGGCTACAACGCTCAGACGCCGTGGCTTCATGAGAGTCACGACTCCAGATTCTCCGCTATACGAAGGTCAATAGGAACTCGGGGCCACGCGGCCTCTCTACCACTGGCTAATATGGTATCGACCGTTCAAGACTTGATTGATCCCGACTTTGATCCACTGATTGCCATCCTCGACGAAGAACCGCGTTTCTTGAAACCGTTGCCGTCGCGGATATCTGCGGAGGATCTGGAATTTTTGCGCTTTCGGGGAGCGCTGGCGATCCCCGAGAGCGGGCTACGGATTGAGCTACTACGTTGCTATATTAAATGGGTTCATAGCTTCCTACCAGTGTTGAACCTGCAGGAGTTTCTACGATGCGTTGCGTTGAATGATCCAGAAGGGAACATAAGCCTCTTACTTTTCCAGGCTGTTATGTTTGTGGCAACAGCTTTTGTGGACTTAAAGCATTTGCAGGCAGCAGGGTATACAACTAGAAAAAGCGCACGCAATGCATTCTATACACGACTAAGG ATtcagcttctttactcacTTGACtgcgaagaagatcgactAGTCATCGTACAGACCCTACTTCTCATGACTTACTGGTCCGACCACATGAACAACCCGCAAAGAGACATATGGGATTGGATTGGTATCTGCAGCACCAATGCACACTCGATAGGGTTAAACCGAGACCCGTCATCCTCAGACTTAGACATACGCACCAAGCGGTTGAGGACGCGGTTGTGGTGGTGTCTATTTTCGCGCGATCGACTCATCGCCATGGGGATGCGCCGTCCGACACAAGTCAACGAAGGATCTAGCAATCTTCCCATGCTGAGGCTCGATGACTTTGACTTTGAGCCGTTCCATCCCGCAGTAATTGAGCAGTTTCAGTGCCGGCAGCTCGAGGACGTCTCTCACCAGAAACGACTTGCTACCATGTTCATCGAGAAAGCCAAACTCTGCCAGTGTATTGGCCGAGTGTTGTTTGCTCAGTATACCCCATCGCAATGTCAATTCGGCTTGACGAACAGAACAACCATCAACCTTGTTCCGAGACATGCTTCTGAATCCGAGCTGGCTCGGTGCAGCCAGAGACTAGAGTCATGGCTGTCTGCACTACCGCGAGACGCGCAGTTCGTACCAGCGTCGAAGACGATTTTTAACGACGGTGAGGATGTATTGCTCCTTCACGGCGCGATGATACGGATGCTCTACCACGCTACAGTAAGCGCTCTCCACCGTCCATGGGCCTACGGATCCACGAAAGACCAGACAAAATCCCGGCTTGAATTGGCGGCTGCAGCACGAACAAAAATGCAAGACGCCGCGATCGGTATCACGCAGATTATCCAAGGCCTCAACCAGCTAGATCTGACCCGCTACCTCCCTCAGTCCGGCGTAACAGTTATCCTCCCTGCCGCCGTAGCTCACCTAGCTAATTCAATGTCAAACGACCCTACTCTCCGCGAAAACAGCATCTCCAACTTTCAGCGGTGCATCCGGGTCCTGCAGGGCTTGAAGGAGATATATCCCGCCGCCGACATGGAGGTAGCCAACATTGAAGCCGCCGTCAAAGCGCAGTCCAACACAAGCGCCCTGTTACGAATCATGCAGTTCAACGGATCACTCCCATCTCGGCCTGGATCTCCACACAGAACCAGTTTGGTTTCAAATCCAGCCCGTATACCGTCGCCTTTGGACGAACCAAACCACTGGACGCCACCTGCCGACGAACAAGACACTGCACATCCCATCCTTCATCAACTGGGTCACGCTTCGCCAGATAATAAGGATAAACGGTCCTCTCCGTTAAAGCCAAACCACGAACACTCAGCCCAATCTAACCCACCGCGTCAAGACCAACCAACACCCCCGACCGACATCCCTGATCCCGTCACCATCTCCCCAACTACACCacagcagaaccagaaccagccaCCAGTCAACCCGCCAAAATCCTCCATATTTACCGACCTCCTtgacttcgacctcgataCCTATACTTCAACCTTTACACCTAGCAACCCCAATCCCGCCGCCGGCCCAGATCTAGACCTCGACTGGACGAGCGAGCTCCTCCGCTGGGCAGACGCAAATCCAGAGTACTATTCCGCCCCTAACACGAATAATGACCAGAGAGATATCTTTTCGTTCCCCGTTGGACCGGGGCCGGGACATAACCCAACTGATCTCGGCCTTGGGAATGACGGTGGGAGCCGTGGACATGGCAATTTGAGTAGCGAGATCACGGGGGATTTAGATCGGGATTTGGGGTTTACGGGGGATGGGGAAGAGTTATTTTAG